The DNA segment TTTCTTTCATGGATGGATTTTCGGGctataatcagataaagatggcaccggaggatatggaaaagacaacCTTCATCACTCTATGGGGAACTTTAtgctacaaggtgatgtcctttgggctcaagaacgTTGGGGCAACATACCAGCGGGCCATGGTGGCGttattccacgacatgatgcataaagagatcgaggtctacatgGATGACATGATCGCTAAATTGAGGACTAAGGAGGAACACCTTATTAGTTTACGAAAGTTGTTCGAGCGACTGCGTAAATACATGTTAAGGTTGAATCCCACAAAGTGTACTTTTGGGGTTAAATCAGGAAAATTGCTCGGCTTTGTCGTTAGTTAGAAAGGAATAAAGGTAGATCCAGACAAGGTAAAGGCAATCCTCGAAATGCCTGAGCCACGCACCGAGAagcaggtccgaggtttcctgggaagGTTGAACTACATAGTGAGATTCATATCACAACTGACCTCCACTTGCAAGCCTCTTTTCCAATTATTGCGTAAGAATCAGTCCATCCAATGGGATGATGATTGTCAAGTGGCATTTGAAAGGATTAAACAGTGTCTCATGAATCCTCCTATGCTCATACCACTGGTGCCCGAAAGATCTTTTATCCTATACATGACTGTATTAgatgagtcaatggggtgtgtgCTGGGACAGCATGATGAGTCCGAAAAAAGGGAACGAACCGTCTATTACTTGAGCAAGAAGTTCACGGCATGCGAGATGAACTACTCTTTGCTAGAGAGGACATGTTGTTCCTTGGTATGGGTAGCTCACCGTCTGAGGCAGTATATGCTGAATTACACTACTTGGTTGGTGCCCAAAATGGATCTCGTCAAGTACATCTTCGAAAAGCCCTCTCTCACTGGACGGATAGCCCGGTGGCAGGTTCTGCTATCAGAATTTGATATTGTCTATGTCACTCAAAAGGtaataaagggaagtgccttggcTGATTACCTAGCTCAACAGCCCATCAATGATTATCAGCCTATGCATCCAGAATTCCCAaatgaggacatcatgaccttgtttgaGGAGGAAGTAAAAGATGAAGACagggacaagtggatcgtgtggtttgaCGGCGCGTCTAATACACTATGCCATGGAATTGGGGTAGTATTGATTTCTCTGTACAAACAATATatacctttcacggctaggTTGTGCTTCGACTGCACAAACAACATAGCAGAGTACGAGGTGTGTGCCCTGGGATCCGAGCAGCAATCGACTTTAGGGTCAAGTTACTCAAGGTATACAAGGACTCGACATTGGTAATTCATCAGTTGAAAGGTGAATGGGAGACCAGGGACCACAAATTGGTACCTTACCAAGCTTATATCAGGAAGTTGATGGAATTCTTTGATGACATATCTTTTCATCACATTCTAAGAGAGGAAAATCAGATGGCTGACGCCCTTGCCACTCTAGCGTCCATGTTCAAAGTAAGCCCGCACGGAGATTTGTCGTACATCAAATTTAGATGCCGTAGTGAGCCTGCACATTGCAATTTGATAGAAGAAGAGGAGGATGGTAAGCCTTGGAACTTCGATATCAAACGATACATCGAAGACAAGGAATACCCGCCTGAGGCCTCTGACAACGACAAAAGGACATTACGAAGGTTGGCGGCCGGTTTCCTCCTTAGTGGAAATATCTtgtacaagagaaaccatgacatggtgtTGCTTCGGTGTGTCGATGCAAGAGAGGCCGAACAAATGCTAATAGAGGTGCACGAGGGGTCCTTTGGTATGCATGCCAATGGACATGCCATAGCCCAAAAGATTCTAAGAGCGgggtattactggctcactatggagagCAATTGTTACgttcatgtgaggaaatgccataagTGTCAGACCTTCACTGATAATGTTAATGCTTCACCTGTACCATTGAACATCTTGGCAGCACCTTGGCCATTCTCTATGTGGGGCATAGACGTGATTGGGGCCATCAAACCCAAGGCTTCCAACAGGCATCGCTTCATCTTAGTCGCCATTGATTACTTCAGAAAGTGGGTGGAAGCAGCTTCATATGCTAGCGTGACTAGGAATGTGGTGATCagattcattaagaaagagataatATGCATATATGGGTTGCCCAGGAAAATCATTATTGATAATGCCACCAATttaaacaacaagatgatgaaggaaatgtgtgaggatttcaaaatccaacaccataatttcacgccttatcggccaaagatgaatgcgGCAGTTGAGGCtgccaataaaaatatcaagaaaatCATTCAGAAGATgatcgtgtcatacaaggattggcacaaGATGCTCCCCTTTTGCATTAcatggttatcaaacttttGTGCGCACATCTACTGGGGCAACCCCTTTTTCTTTGGTGTACGGGGTGGAAGTTGTGCTCCCGTTTGAGGTAAAGGTTCCTTCTTTAAGAATCCTAGCAGAGTCAGGTTGGAAGAATCAGAGTGGACCCAAACACGCTTTGATCAGTTAAATCTTATCGAAGGTAAGAGATTGgacgccatgagccatgggcgacTATACCAAAGCAGAGTGAAAAATGTTTTTGACAAAAGGGTACGCCCGCGTAAGTTCAGCGAGGGGAACATTGGTCTAAAGAAAGTGTCACAGGCTCAAAAGGATCACAGaaggaaatgggccccgaactatgaGGGGTCGTTTGTTGTGAAGAAAGCTTTCTTGGGAGGAGTGTTGTTGCTTATGAATATGGATGACGAAGAGCTGCCTTAGCCTGTGAATTCCGACATCATCAAGCAGTATTACGCGTGATGCTTGGGGGCAATTCAAAGACTCAATATTTGGACTTCCTCAAGGACTCATTAGGATCTCCAAGTCTTAAAATTTTTGTAAACCATAATCACAACATTAATAAATACAGATTAATTATTTGCATCTCTCCTTCCAGTGTTGTGTCCTTTACATTTTTATTGTCTTTAAGAACATACAATCTTGTTCTTGCTCACTCATTTTCGAGCCATTTTGCACATATAGCAGGGGTACCGTAAacgttaaataaaattgaactcGGCAATGCCCGTTTAATTATTTGCATTTTTACATTCGATCATAAacatgcatgcatctgcatcttaTCGTTAAGGGATCCTGCAAATCAGAAAACAAATGAAGAGTCATTTTGGGTGATGGTTAGCACCACACCAACTTGGGTAAGTCTAGGGGCAATTGGAAAGGTGATAAAAGTatcttgtagtatttttttcacattttacaTGATAACACTTTCTTTGTCAAAGCATTAGGGCAGGTACTAACAGGTGCTAGGCCCATGATCAGATCGATCACCACCCAGCGTCCgactaaagacgttaaagaagcgctcctAGGTGGCAACCTAGTATCTCTAACTTTGCTCTTTAATTTCATGTTCGTTTTCTTGAATTATCGCATGAGTTCGCCTAAGCATATACATAATTAATAAGGTTTAAAAGggaaatatatataacaaaatctttgcaaaaaaaaataaaaaatttcaactcgcctaggcgagcgtGCTCTGacgaaaaagataaaaaggagGGGGGGGGTGAAGCCAAATTTCACCCATCTTCCCCCATTTTCTTCCAAACTCACCAAAGGCTCCCCAAGACCCACGGGAACCACCATTTTTTGCACCTTCAAGCTTTTGTTGTGCATTTGTCtcaattattttctctttccatTCATCTCACTCAACTAAGTGCCATCTCCATCTATTTTTACTTCTTCCTTGTGGTATTTGGTGCcttatttgttgttttcttgGCAATATTTGTGAGATAAATTATGTGTAAATCCATGATCTGAATGCTTTGGTTAAGGGCTTCAATGGATGGCTCTAGGCCTATCCTTGATTCTGTTGTAAATTTGCATGTCATATTGCTCCTTATCCCTTATTTTTACATGCTTTAACATATGCCCACCAATTGTTTGATAAAATGCCACAATAACTATTCCATGtgttgttttgaaatttgaatgagTAATGATCTTTATGCATgtccagccatcattttagatGTATCATCAAGTTAGGTTGATAGTATTGGATCGAgtgacctcagaataattaagaagggggggttgaattttattcctaaacctttactaattaaaaattactcttctaaggcttttaattattttgttaagagaatatggagttgaagagaaacttaacagaaagtaaaagcagaaattaaatgcacagcggaaagtaaaagagtagggaagaaggaaacaaacacacaagagtttttatactggttcagcaacaacccgtgcctacatccaatccccaagcgacctgcagtccttgagatttctttcaaccttgtaaaaatccatttacaagcaaagatccacaagggatgtaccctcccttattctctttgaacctagtggatgtaccctccactagaactgatccacaagagatgtaccctctcttgttctcagtcaaacccaagtagatgtaccctctacttgtaccacaaaggatgtaccctccaatgtgttaagacaaagatctcaggctgttaaacctttgatactttgtgaatggggatagaAAAgtattctcaggcggttagtcctttgaacacttttgtattagggaaagggaagaatcaaaagaattctcagactgtgtcgttttgaattctttgacaagggagaagggagacacaaaagaattcaggcggttagtcctttgttcttttggaaaagggagaagagagacacaaaaagaattcaggcggttagtccttggtgaattctttttggcaaagggagaagggaatgaaacaGATGAATatcacaagttttcaaggtttagaaaaaccagaaaactttggaaagcttttggcaaaaggaagaagaagaagaagttaaaagagactcagaaatcaatgtggaaaacttgcttgtgtaaagaatgaattggaaaagattgattgatagaatgaatgaattgattgaaaaatgcaaaacaaaaccttgcttttatagactcttcgtATCTGGttaagaagaccatttagaagagttataacttttagaaaaacttaaaaccaatttgaaaaagtcaaaaaccttttgaagagtttaatcttttgatttattcagaaacagtcactagtaatcgattaccaaattagtgtaattgattacacaaagcttttgtgtgaaaggatgtgactcttcacatttgaatttgaatttcaacattcaaaggcactggtaatcgattaccaaaacattgtaatcgattacagctttt comes from the Glycine soja cultivar W05 chromosome 6, ASM419377v2, whole genome shotgun sequence genome and includes:
- the LOC114416055 gene encoding uncharacterized protein LOC114416055, whose amino-acid sequence is MPEPRTEKQVRGFLGRLNYIVRFISQLTSTCKPLFQLLRKNQSIQWDDDCQVAFERIKQCLMNPPMLIPLVPERSFILYMTVLDESMGCVLGQHDESEKRERTVYYLSKKFTACEMNYSLLERTCCSLVWVAHRLRQYMLNYTTWLVPKMDLVKYIFEKPSLTGRIARWQVLLSEFDIVYVTQKVIKGSALADYLAQQPINDYQPMHPEFPNEDIMTLFEEEVKDEDRDKWIVWFDGASNTLCHGIGVVLISLYKQYIPFTARLCFDCTNNIAEYELKGEWETRDHKLVPYQAYIRKLMEFFDDISFHHILREENQMADALATLASMFKVSPHGDLSYIKFRCRSEPAHCNLIEEEEDGKPWNFDIKRYIEDKEYPPEASDNDKRTLRRLAAGFLLSGNILYKRNHDMVLLRCVDAREAEQMLIEVHEGSFGMHANGHAIAQKILRAGYYWLTMESNCYVHVRKCHKCQTFTDNVNASPVPLNILAAPWPFSMWGIDVIGAIKPKASNRHRFILVAIDYFRKWVEAASYASVTRNVAMAPKKLLTERARKDTVGEGSSATPQEEIEFDEHHF